A genomic segment from Rhizoctonia solani chromosome 11, complete sequence encodes:
- a CDS encoding WNK lysine deficient protein kinase 2: MVDPQLDVGTPQTECTEKTECASEGGVTSVDDQASLKSEGLKLEPQLERILTPPPAFWSPPPNSTVIRTSAPLPLLPAANVSTPTARATSVSIPSARTSSAPPLRPMSVPPPGDSLRVGESEDVRRAWSCQPATAELPPVKSFAGDWRQCMVIELSDEEEEEEETTDTDFSELEDEEVDDCQVLDATDVAADGDLMTLPELKSKSVGGAEMGSANQDKPAESREMTKGVVTPGIGSGVNAVEAVQHAIVKLALDNAGAVHSQRAMQARPKRPAAPIRTGSMTGIYPTMNQPFTRRSLDSEHYRDSNPLRVLQSQYSTTAPRPSHIHNLPVYPHLSANPTLESLRSGLELRAAASASAIEEAVRARSASPGVTPQDGHGPGSRSNPGFILPPRLQRLQSVHPRTTAPIPTPRLEIPSLPSPRLDIPALQQRRSPYESPLRSAPPVANLYPAPFNAPQYPVMTRQFPIIPLVQASAYSEALRLPRGAAIFNRAHLTSIFDNKPVPPAPATAPLPRNNSGRYKLAAPIPSPEPIASAETPTTQSSTSSPMPKQKGGKKRWHKHRKNPTSEQAKAGTPTSSTSGVPSKPKECANTPKESVPTPKKPSPSPPKKSSASVSKSDSPHMANETPSSASKPKRKHKSPKRHKPAKSCAVPTAVPAVST; encoded by the exons ATGGTAGATCCGCAACTGGACGTGGGCACACCACAGACCGAATGCACCGAGAAGACCGAATGCGCTTCAGAAGGAGGCGTGACATCTGTGGACGATCAAGCAAGCCTCAAAAGTGAAGGACTAAAGCTCGAACCTCAGTTGGAACGTATCTTGACTCCCCCGCCCGCTTTTTGGTCTCCTCCGCCGAATTCAACTGTCATACGAACGTCGGCCCCGTTACCGTTGCTCCCTGCTGCAAACGTATCCACGCCAACCGCGCGAGCAACGTCTGTTTCAATTCCGAGCGCTCGTACCTCATCTGCTCCGCCTCTTCGGCCGATGTCTGTCCCTCCTCCTGGTGATTCTTTGCGTGTTGGTGAGTCTGAAGATGTGAGGCGAGCATGGAGTTGTCAGCCCGCGACTGCCGAGTTGCCCCCTGTAAAGAGCTTTGCTGGAGACTGGAGACAGTGCATGGTCATTGAACTTTcggatgaggaagaagaggaagaagagacgACGGATACGGATTTCAGTGAATTGGAAGATGAAGAAGTGGATGATTGTCAGGTGCTGGACGCGACTGACGTTGCTGCTGACGGAGATTTGATGACATTGCCCGAACTGAAATCGAAATCGGTTGGTGGTGCCGAAATGGGCTCTGCGAATCAGGATAAACCAGCCGAGAGCAGAGAGATGACCAAGGGGGTTGTGACACCCGGAATCGGGTCGG GAGTCAATGCCGTTGAGGCAGTTCAGCATGCAATTGTCAAACTTGCATTGGATAATGCGGGAGCTGTGCATTCCCAACGTGCAATGCAGGCGCGGCCCAAGCGTCCAGCCGCCCCTATCCGCACTGGATCGATGACGGGAATTTATCCAACGATGAACCAGCCGTTTACGCGGCGCTCGTTAGATTCCGAGCACTATCGCGACTCGAACCCTCTCCGTGTTCTACAGAGTCAATACTCGACTACGGCGCCTCGCCCGAGCCATATTCACAACTTGCCTGTATACCCCCATCTTTCTGCCAATCCTACTCTCGAATCCCTGAGGTCAGGATTGGAGTTGCGTGCTGCTGCCAGCGCTAGTGCCATCGAAGAGGCGGTACGAGCCCGCAGTGCCTCGCCCGGCGTTACGCCTCAAGATGGGCATGGGCCAGGCTCCCGCTCAAATCCTGGGTTTATCCTTCCGCCTCGACTTCAGCGATTACAGAGTGTTCATCCAAGAACGACAGCACCGATTCCTACACCACGTTTGGAGATTCCCTCCCTTCCCTCCCCACGCCTTGATATTCCTGCCCTTCAGCAACGTCGGTCACCTTATGAGTCACCACTCCGATCGGCTCCTCCAGTCGCAAACCTATACCCTGCTCCCTTTAATGCGCCCCAGTATCCTGTGATGACTCGACAGTTCCCGATAATCCCCTTGGTGCAAG CTAGCGCATACTCCGAGGCACTCCGCCTCCCCCGAGGCGCTGCCATCTTCAATCGAGCTCATTTGACGAGTATTTTCGACAATAAGCCGGTTCCACCGGCTCCTGCTACGGCACCTCTGCCCCGTAACAACAGCGGAAGATACAAAC TCGCTGCGCCAATTCCTTCTCCGGAACCGATCGCCAGCGCAGAAACACCCACTACCCAGTCCTCAACTTCGTCTCCAATGCCAAAGCAAAAGGGCGGGAAAAAGCGTTGGCATAAGCACAGGAAGAACCCCACCTCTGAGCAAGCCAAGGCCGGTACTCCGACCTCCAGCACGTCGGGCGTCCCTTCTAAACCTAAGGAGTGTGCTAATACTCCCAAGGAGAGTGTGCCTACGCCCAAAAAACCTTCACCTTCTCCCCCTAAGAAAAGCTCGGCTTCCGTATCTAAGAGCGATTCGCCTCATATGGCGAATGAAACCCCAAGCTCAGCGTCAAAACCGAAACGCAAGCATAAGTCTCCTAAAAGACACAAACCCGCCAAATCTTGTGCCGTCCCGACGGCTGTTCCCGCTGTGTCTACTTGA
- a CDS encoding glycoside hydrolase family 61 protein, translating into MLALPALLLAAATSVLGHGFVQEIVASSGTYTGYLPYNDPYTTPAPQRSIRKIPGNGPIEDVTSMDIQCNGGAVPAPAIIKVAAGSNVALNWTTWPDSHIGPLITYMARAPSDITKWSPGTSAVWFKIDESGLSNGKWAATDILTENKSIYTFKVPASLKAGQYLIRHEIIALHSASTQGGAQFYPSCIQVEITGSGTETGPSTCRIPRSVQVDRPRRCHFLPDPRPAVWTGGSSSGNAPTPVTTVPTTAPAATTTARPTTQAPANYASSGPAGSVAQYGQCGGLSYTGATRLNDYYYQCL; encoded by the exons ATGCTCGCTCTCCCTGCTCTTCTACTCGCTGCGGCAACTTCTGTCCTTGGACATGGTTTTGTCCAGGAAATCGTCGCGTCCTCTGGGACGTATACCGGCTACCTCCCTTACAATGACCCGTATACCACCCCCGCTCCTCAAAGAAGTATTCGTAAGATTCCTG GTAATGGGCCAATCGAGGATGTCACTTCAATGGATATTCAGTGCAACGGGGGAGCTGTACCCGCCCCCGCGATAATCAAGGTTGCAGCGGGCTCCAATGTCGCTCT TAACTGGACCACTTGGCCTGACTCCCATATAGGCCCACTTATCACATACATGGCCAGAGCTCCATCAGATATCACCAAATGGAGTCCAGGAACATC AGCTGTTTGGTTCAAGATCGATGAGTCGGGTCTTTCAAATGGAAAATGGGCTGCAACAGACATTCTTACTGAGAACAAGAGTATTTATACTTTCAAGGTTCCTGCGTCGTTGAAGGCTGGCCAGTACCTTATCAG GCACGAAATCATTGCGCTTCATTCGG CCTCCACCCAAGGTGGTGCTCAGTTTTATCCGTCATGCATTCAGGTCGAAATCACCGGTTCGGGAACTGAAACAGGTCCTTCAACTTGTCGCATTCCCCGGAGCGTACAAGTCGACCGACCCCGGC GGTGCCACTTCTTACCCGATCC CCGGCCAGCAGT CTGGACTGGAGGCTCGTCTTCTGGGAACGCCCCTACTCCTGTTACCACTGTTCCTACTACTGCTCCTGCCGCTACCACAACCGCTCGCCCTACAACTCAGGCACCTGCCA ACTACGCCTCGTCTGGACCCGCGGGCTCGGTCGCTCAGTATGGGCAATGTGGTGGCCTCTCGTACACTGGAGCGACT CGCCTCAACGACTACTACTATCAGTGCTTGTAA